From Medicago truncatula cultivar Jemalong A17 chromosome 7, MtrunA17r5.0-ANR, whole genome shotgun sequence, a single genomic window includes:
- the LOC25497789 gene encoding adenylate isopentenyltransferase 5, chloroplastic, translating into MAFTTSTLAEKKNKVLFILGATGTGKTKLSINLGTHFPAEIINSDKIQVYKGLDIATNKVPESERCSIPHHILGIIDDPEYDFTMNDFCNHVLESLDLITGKGHLPIIVGGSNSYLKKLVEDPAISFLSKYDCCFIWVDVSLPTLYQYVGKRVDEMVQAGMVDEIREYFVPGADNTKGIRRAIGVPELDSFFAIEKKSCIGDAIKEKILKEAIENTKQNTCILAKNQLSKIQNMARMLGSMVYKIDSTEVFEALLRGEDYKHVHQESVIKPSKEIVKRFLEETTDEFGYEKYSNENGKHAPNVV; encoded by the coding sequence ATGGCTTTCACTACCTCAACCCTAGCTGAAAAGAAGAACAAGGTTTTGTTCATATTGGGTGCAACAGGAACTGGGAAAACTAAACTTTCCATCAACTTGGGTACTCATTTCCCTGCTGAAATTATCAACTCTGACAAGATTCAAGTCTATAAGGGTCTTGATATTGCCACAAATAAGGTACCGGAATCTGAACGATGCTCGATTCCGCATCATATATTAGGCATCATCGATGATCCTGAATATGATTTTACTATGAATGATTTCTGCAACCACGTGCTTGAATCCTTAGATCTGATAACTGGCAAAGGACACCTACCTATTATTGTAGGAGGGTCCAATtcttatctaaaaaaattagttgaggACCCAGCCATttcatttctttcaaaatatgattGTTGTTTCATTTGGGTAGACGTGTCTTTGCCTACTCTCTATCAATATGTAGGCAAAAGAGTTGATGAAATGGTCCAGGCAGGGATGGTTGATGAGATTCGAGAATATTTTGTACCTGGGGCAGATAACACAAAGGGAATTAGAAGGGCTATTGGGGTTCCTGAGCTCGATTCTTTTTTTGCgatagaaaagaaaagttgCATTGGTGATGCTATAAAGGAAAAGATACTGAAGGAAGCTATTGAAAACACCAAACAGAACACTTGCATACTGGCTAAAAATCAACTCTCGAAGATCCAGAACATGGCTCGTATGCTCGGATCGATGGTGTACAAAATTGATTCAACTGAAGTCTTTGAGGCCCTTTTAAGGGGAGAAGATTATAAACATGTGCATCAAGAGAGCGTGATTAAGCCAAGCAAGGAGATAGTGAAGAGATTCCTGGAGGAGACGACTGACGAATTTGgatatgaaaaatattcaaatgaaaATGGGAAACATGCACCCAATGTTGTTTGA